From Microcystis aeruginosa NIES-2549, a single genomic window includes:
- a CDS encoding DUF3685 domain-containing protein yields MIDRPLTLIIIDNDPIFRLGLVQALSRIENISIVTEGDLETIFALTLNPSPEIIIIDPLFDWSYCEILHSRYPESKIVLLTFPLDSRQQLIARELGIAGYIPKGTNLEQFISILGQISRDESPDVAPSALTIATRPSLAPSHWLIAAGRTGLNRIESELHLIDLHLNQQSLSSFDRFYWQGRKRELLAALWLVRKLIPLEGSYYNSASVTPPVIINNIDRELPILSRERPLCVSAVFESTLAVIRSPLINRTKISFEIDVLQDNRQRELLYLVLDEIRKNVDEMRYLQVSSGELNSRLNLIIYDIWEKVTRKFLEINASVSDEISKSRLNEIILEEREAIQTEILNKIPFTLDLFSYLVYENSLNIDGVEYRANAPETIARAEILLQNLIHNLANAVTVIILNNFSESERIKQKLYRSEFLIARKLAKIRNELSWKYRRQQYWQEPKDIFESQYQLFHYSEGQIKSLAIYSPRQEELNSLTGIPWLVSIALELRDSLSPRLRAFFRVVGKGVVYILIQVIGRGIGLVVRGVLQGVGNTWQEVKGKKGS; encoded by the coding sequence GTGATCGATCGCCCTCTCACCTTAATTATCATCGATAATGACCCGATTTTCCGCTTGGGTCTGGTGCAGGCCTTGTCGCGGATAGAAAATATTAGTATCGTCACCGAAGGGGATTTAGAAACAATTTTCGCTTTGACTCTGAATCCCTCCCCCGAAATTATTATTATCGATCCTCTTTTTGATTGGTCTTACTGTGAAATTCTCCACTCTCGCTACCCCGAAAGTAAAATTGTTCTATTAACCTTTCCTCTCGATTCCAGACAGCAACTAATCGCCAGAGAATTAGGCATCGCCGGTTATATTCCCAAAGGCACAAACCTAGAGCAATTTATCAGTATTTTAGGACAAATTTCCCGGGATGAATCCCCAGATGTTGCCCCTTCTGCTCTCACCATTGCTACCCGTCCAAGTTTAGCCCCTAGTCATTGGTTAATCGCTGCCGGAAGAACGGGATTAAATCGCATCGAAAGTGAATTACATTTAATTGATCTCCATCTCAATCAACAGTCTTTATCCAGCTTTGATCGCTTTTATTGGCAGGGGAGAAAACGAGAACTTTTAGCCGCCCTATGGCTAGTGAGAAAACTAATTCCCCTGGAAGGTAGCTATTACAATTCAGCTTCAGTGACACCTCCGGTAATAATTAACAATATCGATCGGGAATTACCAATTTTAAGCCGCGAGCGTCCCCTGTGTGTTTCGGCAGTTTTTGAGTCCACTTTAGCAGTCATTCGATCGCCTTTAATTAATAGAACAAAGATTAGTTTTGAAATTGATGTTTTACAGGATAATCGGCAACGGGAATTATTGTATTTAGTTCTCGATGAAATTCGTAAAAATGTCGATGAAATGAGATATTTACAGGTTAGCAGTGGGGAATTAAACAGTCGCCTAAATCTGATTATTTACGATATTTGGGAGAAAGTTACGCGTAAATTTTTAGAAATTAATGCCTCGGTTTCTGACGAAATTAGTAAAAGCAGACTTAACGAAATTATTCTAGAAGAAAGAGAGGCAATTCAAACAGAAATCCTCAATAAAATTCCTTTTACTCTTGACTTATTTTCCTATTTAGTGTACGAAAATAGTTTAAATATTGACGGAGTAGAATACCGGGCTAATGCTCCTGAAACCATCGCCAGAGCCGAAATTCTCCTGCAAAATCTCATTCATAATCTTGCCAATGCAGTGACGGTAATTATTCTCAATAACTTCTCGGAATCGGAAAGAATCAAACAAAAACTTTACCGGTCAGAATTTCTCATCGCTAGAAAATTAGCTAAAATCCGCAATGAATTATCTTGGAAATACCGACGGCAACAATACTGGCAAGAACCCAAAGATATCTTTGAAAGTCAATATCAATTATTTCACTATAGCGAGGGACAAATCAAATCTTTAGCCATTTATTCCCCCCGACAGGAAGAATTAAACAGTTTAACAGGCATACCCTGGTTAGTTTCGATCGCCTTAGAATTAAGAGACTCTTTATCTCCCCGTTTACGCGCTTTTTTTCGGGTGGTGGGTAAGGGAGTAGTCTATATCCTGATCCAAGTTATCGGTCGCGGTATTGGTTTAGTAGTTCGCGGGGTTTTACAGGGAGTCGGTAACACTTGGCAGGAAGTCAAAGGTAAAAAGGGATCATGA
- a CDS encoding Fur family transcriptional regulator translates to MDNLEVKQKPIRCLEDAIERCQTLGMRVSRQRRYILELLWQAQEHLSAREIYDRLNLQGKNIGHTSVYQNLEALSGQGIIESVERWDGRLYGNISDSHSHVNCLDSQEIIDVHIQLPPELIKQVEASTGVKITDYRIDFYGYKQNK, encoded by the coding sequence ATGGACAATTTGGAGGTAAAACAAAAACCGATCCGGTGTTTAGAAGATGCGATCGAAAGGTGTCAAACTTTAGGAATGCGGGTTAGTCGTCAGCGTCGCTATATTTTAGAATTGCTGTGGCAAGCGCAGGAACACCTATCAGCGCGAGAAATTTATGATCGTCTTAATCTGCAAGGAAAAAACATCGGTCATACCTCAGTGTACCAAAACCTAGAGGCTCTATCGGGTCAAGGCATTATCGAATCTGTGGAACGCTGGGACGGCAGACTCTACGGTAACATCAGCGACTCCCACAGTCACGTCAATTGTCTGGACAGTCAAGAAATCATCGATGTGCATATCCAACTTCCCCCGGAATTAATTAAACAGGTCGAGGCATCGACGGGGGTAAAAATTACCGATTATCGCATCGATTTCTATGGCTATAAACAAAATAAATGA
- a CDS encoding PEP-CTERM sorting domain-containing protein (PEP-CTERM proteins occur, often in large numbers, in the proteomes of bacteria that also encode an exosortase, a predicted intramembrane cysteine proteinase. The presence of a PEP-CTERM domain at a protein's C-terminus predicts cleavage within the sorting domain, followed by covalent anchoring to some some component of the (usually Gram-negative) cell surface. Many PEP-CTERM proteins exhibit an unusual sequence composition that includes large numbers of potential glycosylation sites. Expression of one such protein has been shown restore the ability of a bacterium to form floc, a type of biofilm.), which translates to MTVTTVGLTLAAASGASAATVSGFQTPYAPINWTFTNSNADGSVNTGGAPASISLTGGDNGSMISGTTNYTTTAAAAGTVTFNWNYSTNDSDGPFSDPFGYLLNGSFTQVTNDGGGVVQNGTSTFNVLAGDSFGFRIFTRDNTLGRASVTISNFSAPAPVPVSVPEPSTVLSLLVLGGLGAGLKYLKRN; encoded by the coding sequence ATGACTGTCACTACTGTTGGCCTCACCCTAGCCGCTGCTTCTGGTGCTAGTGCCGCAACAGTGTCCGGTTTCCAAACTCCCTACGCTCCCATTAACTGGACATTTACCAATAGTAATGCCGACGGGTCGGTTAATACCGGCGGCGCTCCCGCGTCCATTAGCCTGACTGGGGGGGACAATGGTTCTATGATTTCTGGAACCACAAACTACACCACCACTGCGGCTGCGGCTGGGACGGTGACGTTTAATTGGAACTATTCGACTAATGATAGTGATGGGCCTTTTTCCGATCCCTTCGGATATCTGCTCAACGGCAGCTTCACCCAAGTAACTAATGATGGGGGAGGTGTTGTCCAAAACGGGACATCGACGTTTAACGTCCTAGCTGGCGACAGCTTTGGTTTCCGTATTTTCACTAGAGACAACACCCTCGGACGGGCTAGTGTGACGATTTCTAACTTTTCTGCCCCTGCCCCTGTTCCTGTCTCTGTTCCCGAACCGTCAACTGTGCTGAGTTTGCTGGTACTAGGAGGCTTAGGCGCTGGACTGAAGTACCTTAAGCGGAATTGA
- a CDS encoding DUF29 domain-containing protein yields MITKSELYEQDFQLWLITTIGQLEQGDFQALDVSHLVEELKELGKSDKNALEGNLMILLAHLLKLKVQSSAPESMKSSWYSSIVEHRERVVALLENTPSLKSHLAIAIDKTYPKGRKIAIKESKLADFGIAIPPEEAYPLDCPFSLEQILDEDFYG; encoded by the coding sequence ATGATAACTAAATCAGAACTCTATGAACAAGATTTTCAATTATGGCTGATAACAACAATAGGTCAGTTGGAACAAGGAGATTTTCAGGCATTAGATGTATCTCATTTGGTTGAGGAGTTAAAAGAATTGGGTAAATCAGATAAAAATGCCTTGGAAGGAAATTTAATGATTTTGCTGGCTCATTTACTGAAATTAAAAGTACAATCCTCCGCCCCTGAAAGCATGAAATCTAGCTGGTATAGCTCCATTGTCGAACACAGGGAACGAGTTGTCGCCTTACTAGAAAACACCCCTTCTTTGAAATCTCATTTAGCAATCGCCATCGATAAAACCTATCCTAAAGGTCGCAAAATTGCCATCAAGGAAAGTAAATTGGCTGACTTTGGAATTGCGATTCCTCCAGAGGAAGCATATCCCTTAGACTGCCCTTTTTCCTTAGAACAGATTCTTGACGAAGATTTCTATGGCTGA
- the rppA gene encoding two-component system response regulator RppA — MKILIVDDEKELTEPLEQILAQEGYEVDIADNGRTGLELARENNYDLLILDWMLPQQSGLQICQYLRDQGDTTPVLFLTAKDTIDDRVAGLDAGADDYLVKPFQLRELLARVRALLRRSPNFEASNSSKLKCADLELDSENQLAYRHGRTISLSAKEVQLLTLFMTHPGQLLTHEQIYQHLWSEGEQPNSNVVAALMRLLRRKIEAAGETPLINTVYGKGYRFGEN, encoded by the coding sequence ATGAAAATACTTATCGTTGACGATGAAAAAGAATTAACCGAACCCTTAGAACAAATTCTTGCTCAAGAAGGCTATGAAGTTGATATTGCTGATAATGGTCGGACGGGGTTAGAATTGGCACGAGAGAATAATTATGACCTCTTAATTCTCGATTGGATGTTACCCCAGCAATCCGGATTACAAATCTGTCAATATTTACGGGATCAGGGGGACACCACTCCCGTTTTATTTCTAACCGCTAAGGATACCATAGACGATCGAGTGGCGGGATTAGATGCCGGTGCTGATGATTATTTAGTCAAACCCTTTCAACTGCGAGAATTATTAGCGAGAGTCCGTGCTTTATTGCGTCGTTCTCCCAATTTTGAAGCTAGTAATAGCAGTAAATTAAAATGTGCTGATTTAGAACTCGATAGCGAAAATCAATTGGCCTATCGTCACGGTCGCACGATTAGTTTATCAGCAAAAGAAGTACAATTGTTGACTTTATTTATGACCCATCCCGGGCAACTTCTCACCCATGAACAAATTTATCAGCATCTCTGGTCAGAAGGAGAGCAACCTAATAGCAATGTAGTTGCTGCCCTCATGCGCTTGCTGCGTCGTAAAATCGAAGCGGCTGGAGAAACACCTCTAATTAATACTGTCTATGGGAAAGGCTACCGTTTCGGGGAAAATTAG
- the recN gene encoding DNA repair protein RecN codes for MLSCLQIENFTLIDRLELTFGSGLNVLTGETGAGKSIILDAIDIVLGGKVNHRVIRQGSQQSTLEATFSLTPELIAWLESQEIDLLEDNSLTISRELVITNNSLRSRSRINGVVANRQQMAQIRDFLVEITAQGQTVQLMDANRQRELLDLYGGESLLLQREKVATAYLNWQESKNILNNRLQSEQNRLQRLDLLEYQLKELESANLTDADELEQLEQERNRLSHAVDLQNSSYQVYQLLYQNDRDQPAVADLLGKAENILTNMMVYDSSLEPILEMVRSALNQVVEAGQEINVYGDSLEADPERLNEIEERIVQLKRICRKYGPSLAEALDYYQKLQQELAELTGEGQSIEELEKICQQQENIYRETSTQLTFLRQETASQLEKQLVQELKPLAMEKVIFVCRIDPGNPSSLGVDQVVFYFSPNPGEKIQPLSSTASGGEMSRFLLALKSCFSQSQSAAATLIFDEIDAGVSGKVAQAIADKLDQLGQQYQVLCVTHQPLVAALADHHFRVYKQMIAEDNSTNLSEIRTVVRVTSLDNRQTRREELAQLTGGNSAADALAFAESLLEKAAAKKPQDLTLKLTD; via the coding sequence ATGTTATCCTGCCTACAAATTGAAAATTTTACCCTCATCGATCGCCTAGAATTAACTTTCGGGAGCGGATTAAATGTACTGACCGGTGAGACGGGGGCAGGAAAATCAATTATATTAGATGCGATCGATATTGTTCTCGGTGGTAAAGTCAATCATCGCGTCATCCGTCAGGGAAGCCAACAATCAACCCTAGAAGCGACTTTTTCTCTAACTCCAGAATTAATTGCTTGGCTAGAAAGTCAGGAAATTGACCTATTAGAGGATAATAGTCTGACCATCAGCCGGGAATTAGTGATTACTAATAATTCCTTGCGTTCTCGTTCTCGGATTAACGGAGTCGTCGCTAATCGCCAACAAATGGCGCAAATAAGAGATTTTTTGGTAGAAATCACCGCCCAAGGTCAAACAGTTCAGTTAATGGACGCTAATCGACAGAGGGAATTATTAGATCTCTACGGGGGTGAGTCGCTGCTGCTGCAGCGGGAAAAAGTAGCCACAGCCTACCTTAACTGGCAAGAAAGCAAGAATATTTTAAATAATAGGTTGCAATCGGAACAAAATCGCCTACAGAGATTAGATTTATTAGAATATCAACTAAAAGAACTAGAATCAGCTAATTTAACTGACGCTGACGAGTTGGAACAGTTGGAACAGGAAAGAAATCGACTCTCCCACGCTGTCGATTTGCAAAATTCCAGCTATCAAGTCTATCAACTCCTCTACCAAAATGATCGCGATCAACCGGCCGTCGCTGATTTGTTAGGAAAAGCTGAAAATATCTTGACAAATATGATGGTTTATGATAGCAGTTTAGAGCCAATTTTAGAGATGGTGCGATCGGCATTAAATCAGGTAGTGGAAGCGGGACAGGAAATCAACGTTTATGGGGATAGTCTAGAGGCAGATCCCGAGAGATTGAACGAGATAGAAGAGAGAATTGTCCAACTTAAGCGCATTTGTCGCAAGTATGGCCCAAGTTTAGCCGAAGCACTCGATTATTATCAGAAATTACAGCAGGAATTAGCGGAGTTGACGGGAGAAGGACAATCCATTGAAGAATTAGAAAAAATTTGTCAGCAACAGGAAAACATCTATCGAGAAACTAGCACCCAGTTAACCTTTTTGCGACAAGAAACCGCTAGTCAACTAGAAAAACAATTGGTACAGGAATTAAAACCTTTAGCCATGGAAAAGGTGATTTTTGTCTGTCGGATTGACCCGGGTAATCCTAGCAGTCTGGGAGTCGATCAGGTGGTATTTTATTTTAGTCCCAATCCGGGGGAAAAAATCCAACCTTTATCCAGTACCGCTTCCGGAGGAGAAATGAGTCGTTTTCTCCTAGCATTAAAGTCCTGTTTTTCCCAATCCCAATCGGCAGCGGCAACCCTAATTTTTGACGAAATTGACGCGGGAGTATCGGGAAAAGTTGCCCAGGCAATTGCCGATAAATTAGATCAATTAGGTCAACAATATCAAGTTTTATGCGTTACTCATCAACCCTTAGTGGCTGCTTTAGCTGATCACCATTTTCGGGTTTATAAACAAATGATTGCCGAAGATAATTCCACTAATCTCTCGGAAATTCGCACGGTTGTCCGGGTTACTTCTCTCGATAATCGTCAGACGAGAAGGGAAGAATTGGCACAATTAACGGGAGGAAATTCGGCAGCGGATGCCCTCGCTTTTGCCGAGTCTTTATTGGAGAAAGCGGCTGCTAAAAAACCGCAGGATTTAACCTTGAAATTGACTGATTAA
- a CDS encoding Uma2 family endonuclease translates to MQQLETRGITDRWIRGSWEEYLAAINHLPENQGKSYYYNGYYRLEMTPIGNDHASDHAILIFAVSLYATLKNLAFNAKDNCSFRKSGYREFQPDISYYFAEKANLIPYGTSLIDLNQYPPPDLVIEISKSTLNDDLGNKRLLYEELGVSEYWSVNVDYPQIFAFEIIDRGSKRIDISKVLPNLKLAVLESALQQARTRDQSQVGRWLISQFQG, encoded by the coding sequence ATGCAACAGCTAGAAACTAGGGGGATAACTGACCGATGGATTAGAGGTAGTTGGGAAGAATACTTAGCAGCAATTAACCACCTCCCAGAGAATCAAGGAAAAAGTTATTATTACAATGGCTATTATCGATTAGAAATGACTCCTATTGGTAACGATCATGCCAGCGATCATGCTATTTTGATCTTCGCTGTTAGTCTCTATGCTACCCTAAAAAATCTGGCCTTTAATGCCAAGGATAATTGCAGTTTTCGCAAGTCTGGTTATCGAGAATTCCAACCGGATATATCTTATTATTTTGCAGAAAAAGCTAATCTGATTCCCTACGGTACTTCGCTGATTGATTTAAATCAGTATCCCCCACCAGATTTAGTCATTGAAATCTCAAAATCTACCCTTAATGATGACTTAGGTAATAAACGCTTACTCTATGAAGAATTAGGGGTTAGTGAATACTGGAGTGTTAACGTCGATTATCCCCAAATATTCGCTTTTGAAATAATCGATCGAGGTAGCAAAAGAATTGATATATCAAAGGTTTTACCTAATTTAAAACTTGCGGTTTTAGAGTCAGCTTTACAACAGGCACGCACCAGAGATCAAAGTCAGGTGGGACGTTGGTTAATCAGTCAATTTCAAGGTTAA
- a CDS encoding NAD(P)/FAD-dependent oxidoreductase — translation MTTTYDYIIIGGGITGSALSYELANLGSRVLLLEKETHPLNATFYSYGGLAYWSATTEIERKLYQEGREIQRNLSQELGIDNEYRDIDLILTVNPEDDPVTVAEKFAIFAITPEILDPQAAIALEPLLNPAAISGVLRLPHGHINAEKTNLAYQQAFLRLGGKIIREAVIELIETASRITGVKTPKNNYHAGETIVCAGGLTRSLLQKSGIAAPVYFTHAQVIKIPPSEIKLNTLVMPAIPARLVLEQKITQLENQGIWQRETPEIIASVLETGAVQFRDQSLYLGQISAIITDPGAILNPLAGEKAIRTAVGTLLPSLASLPGSCHHCLVAFAPSGRALVGAIADKLGLQVFSGFTSTIVSAPPLARRFARHLLGENDEIITNLQKLREKLTDGCN, via the coding sequence ATGACCACAACTTATGATTATATAATTATCGGTGGTGGTATCACCGGTTCCGCCTTAAGCTATGAACTAGCCAACCTAGGCAGTCGAGTCCTCTTATTAGAAAAAGAAACCCATCCCCTCAACGCCACTTTCTACAGTTACGGGGGTTTAGCCTATTGGTCGGCTACCACAGAAATCGAGAGAAAATTATATCAAGAAGGTCGAGAAATTCAGCGCAATTTATCCCAAGAATTGGGCATAGATAACGAATACCGGGACATAGACTTAATTCTCACCGTTAACCCCGAAGATGATCCGGTCACTGTGGCCGAAAAATTTGCTATCTTTGCTATTACCCCCGAAATTCTCGATCCGCAAGCAGCGATCGCTTTAGAACCTCTATTAAATCCCGCAGCTATTTCGGGAGTTTTACGACTGCCCCACGGTCACATTAACGCCGAAAAAACTAATCTTGCCTATCAACAAGCTTTTCTGCGTCTGGGAGGCAAGATTATTCGGGAAGCTGTCATCGAATTAATTGAAACTGCATCGAGAATTACCGGCGTAAAAACTCCTAAAAATAATTATCATGCCGGGGAAACTATCGTTTGTGCGGGGGGATTAACCCGGTCTTTACTGCAAAAATCTGGTATTGCTGCTCCCGTCTATTTTACCCATGCCCAGGTGATCAAAATTCCCCCCAGCGAAATCAAATTAAACACCCTAGTTATGCCTGCAATTCCTGCCAGATTGGTATTAGAGCAAAAAATCACCCAACTAGAAAATCAGGGCATTTGGCAGAGAGAAACCCCAGAAATAATTGCCAGTGTTTTAGAAACGGGGGCGGTACAATTCCGGGATCAAAGCCTTTATCTAGGGCAAATTAGCGCCATTATCACCGATCCAGGTGCGATTTTAAACCCTCTGGCGGGGGAAAAAGCAATACGCACCGCCGTGGGGACATTGCTGCCCTCTTTAGCCTCTCTCCCCGGAAGTTGTCATCATTGCCTAGTGGCCTTTGCCCCCTCGGGACGGGCCCTAGTGGGAGCGATCGCCGATAAACTGGGATTGCAGGTATTTTCTGGCTTTACCAGTACAATTGTATCGGCTCCGCCCCTGGCCCGACGTTTTGCGCGTCATCTGCTGGGGGAAAATGACGAGATAATTACTAATTTACAAAAGTTAAGAGAGAAATTAACTGATGGTTGCAATTAA
- the cysS gene encoding cysteine--tRNA ligase codes for MTLILYNTLSRREEPFTPLIPGIVSMYCCGITVYDYCHLGHARTCVVWDVVRRYLEYLGYKVRYIQNFTDIDDKILNRAKNEHTTMAAVAEKFIQAYFEDMAKLGVRPADAYPRATHTLDGIKRLVYELEQKGYAYPSDGDVYYSVRRFSDYGKLSGRKLDDLQAGASGRVETDDPEAIKKQDPFDFALWKGAKPGEPSWDSPWGQGRPGWHIECSAMVKEQLGETIDIHVGGSDLIFPHHENEIAQSEAATGKPLAQYWLHNGMVKVAGEKMSKSLGNFITIRELLAKYDPLAVRLLILGAQYRKPIDFSDEGLQAATNGWHTLQEGLSFGYKHLQQDNPAITDQELENRFQEAVNHDFNFAGGLAVLFEIAKELRKEGNNLTHAGKTDSNLAQLAVKWHTLVKLSRVLGLEMAADQGETPVSEGISAADIENLIQQRTEAKKAKNYAESDRIRAELKAQGISLIDQPGGVTKWLREGD; via the coding sequence ATGACCTTAATCCTCTACAACACCCTCAGTCGTCGCGAAGAACCCTTTACCCCCCTCATCCCCGGCATTGTCTCCATGTATTGCTGCGGCATTACCGTCTATGATTATTGCCATTTGGGTCATGCGCGTACCTGTGTGGTTTGGGATGTGGTGCGGCGTTATTTAGAGTATCTCGGCTATAAAGTGCGCTATATTCAGAATTTCACCGATATTGACGATAAAATTCTCAATCGGGCTAAAAATGAACATACCACCATGGCAGCCGTAGCCGAGAAATTTATCCAGGCCTACTTTGAGGATATGGCAAAATTAGGAGTCAGACCGGCGGACGCTTATCCCCGGGCCACTCATACCCTCGACGGCATCAAGCGCCTAGTCTATGAATTAGAACAAAAAGGCTATGCCTACCCCAGCGATGGCGATGTTTACTATTCCGTCCGTCGTTTTTCCGATTATGGCAAACTATCAGGGCGAAAACTGGATGATTTGCAAGCCGGGGCCAGCGGCCGGGTAGAAACCGACGACCCGGAAGCAATTAAAAAACAAGACCCCTTTGATTTTGCCCTCTGGAAAGGGGCAAAACCGGGGGAACCTAGTTGGGATTCTCCCTGGGGCCAAGGTCGTCCGGGGTGGCATATTGAATGTTCGGCCATGGTCAAAGAACAATTGGGAGAAACTATCGATATTCATGTGGGGGGAAGTGATCTAATTTTTCCCCACCACGAAAACGAAATTGCCCAAAGTGAAGCGGCTACGGGTAAACCTCTGGCCCAATATTGGTTACATAATGGCATGGTTAAGGTGGCAGGGGAAAAAATGTCAAAATCCCTCGGTAATTTCATCACTATTCGCGAGTTATTGGCAAAATATGACCCCTTAGCCGTGAGATTATTAATTTTAGGCGCCCAATACCGCAAACCGATTGATTTTTCTGATGAGGGATTGCAGGCGGCCACTAATGGCTGGCATACTTTACAAGAGGGTTTATCCTTTGGTTATAAGCATCTTCAGCAAGATAATCCCGCAATTACCGACCAAGAGCTAGAAAATCGCTTTCAAGAGGCGGTAAATCACGATTTTAACTTTGCCGGTGGTTTAGCGGTGTTATTTGAAATCGCTAAGGAATTACGCAAGGAGGGTAATAATTTAACCCATGCGGGTAAGACAGACAGCAATCTCGCCCAATTAGCGGTAAAATGGCATACTTTGGTGAAATTGTCTAGGGTTTTGGGCTTAGAAATGGCCGCTGACCAGGGAGAAACCCCTGTTTCTGAGGGAATTAGTGCAGCGGATATCGAAAATCTGATCCAACAACGGACAGAGGCGAAAAAAGCGAAAAATTACGCCGAAAGCGATCGCATTCGCGCAGAATTAAAAGCCCAAGGCATTAGTTTAATCGACCAACCCGGGGGAGTGACTAAATGGTTAAGAGAGGGAGACTAG